One segment of Stomatobaculum sp. F0698 DNA contains the following:
- a CDS encoding DUF7601 domain-containing protein, protein MKKGLFAKVSRSFVACALTATVAALSFPFSAFAAGNATLSLRHFTAGSGTVEQGSASMRVFLDSAPSEYTVTDGEGQREIRFATLSDAVRAQYGVEEGYLSYASVSLQGNEAVTISGLPNGAKYQVQEDTTALGAGYSTEPYYFNREGAVSENEAIEAVSVDHKNGETPVVIRKTWLDGNRTEYRPNSITVRIDALDQNQKLIEGQSRLAVLKPNADGRWYFVEGLHHLEKATANNARRASASDAMLASSSDAEREGEVQTLSYYRIAEVSGGSAYVLNFPVAERIRQVGAHLNFDIANRYYGTTGNSGGGRSYTGGGRATGRSAAYRNSSTGTAPTSSVTEVRPMNPANDNEIPNRLAAPSRDAGISGPVAVQAQRGKKSGLPKTGQASSAAAAAFSIAGLALLLYCHKREEY, encoded by the coding sequence ATGAAGAAGGGATTATTTGCAAAGGTTTCGCGCAGCTTTGTCGCTTGCGCACTGACTGCGACGGTCGCGGCGCTCAGTTTTCCGTTCAGCGCGTTTGCGGCGGGAAATGCAACACTCTCGCTCCGTCACTTTACGGCGGGAAGCGGTACGGTCGAGCAGGGCTCGGCAAGCATGCGTGTCTTTTTGGACAGCGCGCCGAGTGAGTACACAGTGACGGACGGAGAGGGACAGCGGGAAATTCGCTTTGCGACGCTCTCGGATGCGGTCCGTGCGCAGTACGGAGTCGAGGAAGGCTATCTGAGCTACGCGAGCGTAAGCTTGCAGGGCAATGAGGCTGTGACGATCAGCGGTCTTCCGAACGGAGCAAAGTATCAGGTTCAGGAGGATACCACCGCTCTCGGCGCCGGCTATTCGACGGAACCCTACTACTTCAATCGGGAAGGCGCAGTTTCCGAGAACGAGGCGATTGAGGCGGTCAGTGTGGATCATAAGAACGGCGAGACGCCGGTTGTGATTCGAAAGACTTGGTTGGACGGAAACCGCACGGAGTATCGTCCGAACTCCATCACCGTTCGCATTGACGCGCTGGATCAGAATCAGAAGCTCATCGAGGGACAGTCGAGACTTGCGGTCTTAAAGCCGAACGCGGACGGACGCTGGTATTTTGTGGAAGGCCTGCACCATCTTGAGAAGGCGACTGCGAACAATGCGCGCCGTGCGAGCGCTTCCGATGCAATGCTCGCCAGCTCCTCCGATGCGGAGCGCGAGGGAGAGGTACAGACGCTCAGCTACTATCGCATTGCCGAAGTGTCGGGCGGTTCCGCGTATGTCTTGAACTTCCCGGTTGCGGAGCGCATCCGTCAGGTCGGGGCGCATTTGAATTTTGACATTGCAAACCGTTACTACGGTACGACGGGCAATTCCGGCGGCGGCAGAAGCTATACCGGCGGCGGAAGAGCAACGGGCAGGAGCGCGGCATATCGGAACAGCTCGACGGGAACGGCACCGACTTCTTCCGTGACCGAGGTGCGTCCCATGAATCCGGCAAACGACAACGAGATTCCGAACCGTCTTGCGGCACCGAGTCGCGATGCGGGCATATCCGGACCGGTCGCGGTTCAGGCGCAGCGCGGCAAAAAGAGCGGGCTTCCGAAGACCGGTCAGGCTTCGAGCGCTGCGGCGGCAGCTTTCTCGATTGCGGGACTTGCGCTGCTCCTCTACTGCCACAAGAGAGAAGAGTACTGA
- a CDS encoding PaaI family thioesterase — MSKEKLEEYRELIVNNRFALHNHVTLTDLEENSAEGYLDVEDDVTNAYGMVHGGAFYALADVIAGMTARGNGHAYVTQTADLHYLSSTEEKRIYGKSRVLRRSRQTAVIEAEVTDGTGKCLFFATFTFFCVDGRVAVKREGVERADS; from the coding sequence ATGAGCAAGGAAAAGTTAGAAGAGTATCGAGAGTTAATTGTCAACAACCGCTTCGCGCTGCACAACCACGTGACCCTCACGGATCTCGAGGAAAACAGCGCAGAGGGCTATCTGGACGTCGAAGATGATGTGACCAATGCCTACGGCATGGTGCACGGCGGCGCGTTTTATGCGCTCGCGGACGTCATTGCGGGCATGACGGCGCGCGGCAACGGGCACGCCTATGTGACCCAGACGGCGGATTTACACTATCTCTCCTCGACCGAGGAGAAGCGCATTTACGGAAAGAGCCGCGTATTGCGGCGCAGCCGACAGACGGCTGTCATTGAGGCGGAGGTGACGGACGGGACGGGAAAGTGCCTGTTTTTTGCGACCTTCACGTTTTTCTGCGTGGACGGCCGTGTCGCCGTAAAAAGAGAGGGGGTAGAGCGTGCCGACTCATAA
- a CDS encoding DegV family protein, producing the protein MWNIVTDSSCDDIRFEEQRDDILYQSVPFYLYTDNHEYVDDGNIVIPEMMEDLQKSKTARTSCPSPASFAEAFRKPGDVIAFTISSELSGSFQSAETARLMVEEEEPGKRITVFNTRTDGPSIMLLIRETARMILDGLDYAEIISRIPALIDRTFIVYALSSFNNLIRNGRMSRLTGFLANTLGFWGVGIATPEGTIQIKGKVRGTKKVLDSIVQDLREKGRAVQEVVIVHCLNQPVAEALASAIREAFQSASVEVRPAGGLDCFYAEQNGMIIGYRVAAQ; encoded by the coding sequence ATGTGGAATATCGTGACCGATTCCAGCTGCGACGACATACGCTTTGAAGAACAGCGCGATGATATTCTGTATCAGAGCGTCCCCTTTTACCTCTACACCGACAATCATGAATACGTGGACGACGGCAACATTGTCATCCCGGAGATGATGGAGGATCTACAAAAGAGCAAGACCGCACGCACCTCCTGCCCCTCTCCCGCTTCCTTTGCGGAGGCCTTCCGGAAACCCGGCGATGTGATTGCCTTCACCATTTCCTCCGAGCTCTCCGGCAGTTTCCAGAGTGCCGAGACTGCCCGCCTCATGGTCGAGGAAGAAGAGCCCGGAAAGCGCATCACCGTCTTTAATACGCGAACGGACGGACCTTCGATTATGCTCTTAATCCGCGAGACCGCGCGCATGATTCTGGACGGCCTGGATTACGCGGAAATCATCTCCCGCATTCCGGCCCTCATAGACCGCACCTTCATCGTCTATGCGCTCTCCTCGTTTAACAATCTGATTCGAAACGGGCGCATGAGCCGCCTGACCGGTTTTCTCGCAAATACCCTCGGCTTTTGGGGCGTGGGCATCGCGACTCCCGAGGGGACCATACAAATCAAGGGCAAGGTCCGCGGCACAAAAAAGGTCCTGGACAGCATAGTCCAAGACCTCAGGGAAAAGGGGCGCGCCGTTCAGGAAGTCGTAATTGTGCACTGCCTGAATCAACCGGTCGCCGAGGCGCTCGCCAGCGCCATCCGGGAAGCGTTTCAGTCTGCTTCGGTCGAAGTTCGTCCGGCCGGCGGGCTTGACTGCTTCTATGCCGAACAAAACGGCATGATTATCGGCTATCGCGTTGCTGCGCAGTGA